The Deinococcus sonorensis KR-87 genome includes a window with the following:
- the carA gene encoding glutamine-hydrolyzing carbamoyl-phosphate synthase small subunit: protein MIRKERAVLALEDGTVYRGYAFGHRGETVGEVVFNTSMTGYQEIMTDPSYNGQIVTMTYPHIGNYGVAIYDMESNKPYVRGFIGREFSEGYSNHRAQQSLESFMQQHGIVSIQGIDTRALVRRLREGGVVKGVVAHRSHTHPEDPYGEFSPAEEQVLVARARGHEDIDGRDMTPEVTTPLPYAFPTLKQGKRVVLMDFGIKHTIIERLAEVGIEPIVVPAHTSPAQIMALQPHGLFLSNGPGDPSAPEYAHKTAWELMGLLPTFGICLGHQILGLAAGGRTFKMKFGHRGGNQPVKNLLTGHVEITAQNHGYAVDLESIPDQQFVATHINLNDNTLEGMAHVRYPVFSVQYHPEASPGPHDSRYLFNRFIEEINSFEGVTGTPVQKALTGQHGV from the coding sequence ATGATTCGTAAGGAACGCGCCGTGCTGGCGCTTGAGGACGGAACGGTCTACCGGGGCTACGCCTTCGGGCACCGGGGCGAGACGGTGGGCGAGGTGGTGTTCAACACCAGCATGACCGGCTACCAGGAGATCATGACCGACCCCAGCTACAACGGTCAGATCGTGACCATGACCTACCCGCACATCGGGAACTACGGCGTGGCCATCTACGACATGGAGAGCAACAAACCCTACGTGCGCGGCTTCATCGGCCGGGAGTTCTCGGAGGGGTACAGCAACCACCGCGCCCAGCAGTCGCTGGAGAGCTTCATGCAGCAGCACGGCATCGTGAGCATCCAGGGCATCGACACCCGCGCCCTGGTGCGGCGGCTGCGCGAGGGCGGCGTGGTCAAGGGCGTGGTGGCGCACCGCTCGCACACGCACCCGGAAGACCCGTACGGTGAGTTCTCGCCGGCCGAGGAGCAGGTGCTGGTGGCGCGCGCGCGGGGCCACGAGGACATTGACGGCCGCGACATGACCCCGGAAGTCACGACGCCGCTGCCCTACGCCTTCCCGACGCTCAAGCAGGGCAAGCGGGTGGTCCTGATGGACTTCGGCATCAAGCACACCATCATCGAGCGGCTGGCCGAGGTGGGCATCGAGCCGATCGTGGTGCCGGCGCACACCAGTCCGGCGCAGATCATGGCGCTGCAGCCGCACGGCCTGTTCCTCTCGAACGGCCCCGGCGACCCCAGCGCGCCCGAGTACGCTCACAAGACCGCCTGGGAACTGATGGGCCTGCTGCCCACCTTCGGCATCTGCCTGGGCCACCAGATTCTGGGGCTGGCTGCCGGCGGGCGCACCTTCAAGATGAAGTTCGGGCACCGGGGCGGCAACCAGCCGGTCAAGAACCTGCTGACCGGGCACGTGGAGATCACGGCCCAGAACCACGGCTACGCGGTGGACCTGGAGAGCATTCCGGACCAGCAGTTCGTGGCCACCCACATCAACCTCAACGACAACACCCTGGAGGGCATGGCGCACGTGCGCTACCCGGTGTTCAGCGTGCAGTACCACCCGGAGGCCAGCCCCGGCCCCCACGACAGCCGCTACCTGTTCAACCGCTTCATCGAGGAGATCAACAGCTTCGAGGGCGTGACCGGCACGCCGGTCCAGAAGGCTCTGACCGGACAGCACGGCGTCTGA